From Mya arenaria isolate MELC-2E11 chromosome 1, ASM2691426v1, a single genomic window includes:
- the LOC128228903 gene encoding CCR4-NOT transcription complex subunit 9-like, with protein MHVQSRMMNPGAAPPTSGSGSLMAGSSMSQAEREKVYQWIGELTSPDTRENALQELRHTSPIECVMLWPSYSVWRHILRHPQPSSLVWSI; from the exons ATGCATGTTCAG TCTCGCATGATGAACCCTGGAGCTGCTCCCCCCACCTCTGGGTCTGGAAGTCTGATGGCCGGTTCTTCCATGTCACAAGCTGAAAGAGAGAAGGTTTATCAGTGGATCGGGGAGCTTACGAGCCCAGACACACGAGAGAACGCTCTCCAGGAACTCAG GCACACCAGTCCAATAGAGTGTGTAATGCTCTGGCCCTCCTACAGTGTGTGGCGTCACATCCTGAGACACCCTCAGCCTTCCTCACTGGTATGGTCCATATAG